The following are encoded together in the Rhizoctonia solani chromosome 10, complete sequence genome:
- a CDS encoding Transposable element Tcb2 transposase, with translation MAQYTSPKTKAQIIALKKLEYSDWAIVQLLQPQTKVSHATVGRIWAKYGLTDRPLDRHNPIPGRPQKLTPSNVRFAALALAWSRVPTAANIRRQYFPAVGSSTLRRYLRELGLRPYKRCQVPLLTYRHRKACCAWAHSQLFWPQSRWDNIVFSDEVQIELFGADSGQYYWRRPSESPYNPQYTKKTISHGGGGIFIWGCITQEGVGQLYLIRRKLNAPGYIEILGDAFFRTLANYKITPFNITFQHDQDPKHTARLTQRWLASWGVSVLPWPSKSPDLNIIENVWWHLKERVRTHQPPALNKEELWKIVRDKWKQISPKYIGNLYDSLPRQVQAVYLAKGGNTKY, from the coding sequence ATGGCTCAATACACTAGTCCCAAGACTaaggctcagataattgcgctgaaaaagcttgaatactcagattgggctattgttcagcttttgcaacctCAGACCAAGGTCTCTCACGCAACTGTTGGTCgtatctgggccaagtatggacttacTGACCGCCCACTTGATCGACacaatcccattcctgggcgCCCACAAAAATTAACCCCCAGCAACGTCAGATTTGCCGCTTTGGCCCTAGCTTGGAGTAGAGTACCGacagcagcaaatattagacggcagtacttccctgcCGTTGGGTCCTCTACCCTCCGCCGCTACCTCCGAGAGCTGGGTTTACGGCCGTACAAACGCTGCCAAGTACCCCTGCTCACTTATCGGCATAGAAAAGCCTGTTGCGCGTGGGCCCACAGTCAattattctggccacaatcaCGCTGGGACAACATTGTCTTCTCAGACGAAGTCCAAATTGAGTTATTTGGGGCCGACAGCGgccaatattactggaggcGGCCTAGTGAGTCCCCATATAATCCCCaatacaccaaaaagacaatatctcatggtggcgggggtatcttcatttgggggtgcattacCCAAGAGGGAGTTGGGCAATTGTACCTTATACGACGCAAGCTGAACGCCCCgggatacattgaaatccttggggacGCCTTCTTCAGAACCCTTGCCAACTATAAAATCACCCCGTTCAACATTACATTCCAGCACGACCAAGAtccaaagcatacagccaggctgacacaaCGTTGGCTTGCCAGTTGGGGCGTAAGCGTCCTCCCATGGCCGTCAAAAAGCCCGGATTTGAATATAATTGAGAACGtctggtggcatctgaaggagCGCGTGCGTACTCACCAACCTCCTGCTTTGAATAAggaagaattatggaaaatagtgagggacaaatggaaacaaatttccccaaaatatattggcaatttgtatgattcattaccacgtcaagtacaagctgtgtatttagctaaaggtggaaacaccaaatactaa
- a CDS encoding APH domain-containing protein, which yields MSATSHTPCSSDPHIVERGTDSESHNNTSQPTPARRKTPTPGSHVGAADTNTPFRSGSAQRTKESAGNSRSISQASRSHHPASNSTPAGAPNSTQPNMGKYLTDEMHGGIFCDPRFVENFLAPDERHKALVEQATSPRPGKFNSVLPKKPSGERRLYGLIMNVLNEIKTSVDDVRGNHGLGTLGPLFLDHHDTSFQSEDPEMSRIKPDLVMFEDATKSWETLAMPIEVKSKHTYLKVGMNQLARYARGIFAHQIHRRYVFGLVICRWAATFVRFDRSGILHSKPIDMRAEADRFERAFAGLMMLDRDQFGYDTAFTVQVTEEGQREYYLDLPAEAVPAAQIGSEPAPAPELDTTSHPDADANDASSEKAPKARQLPPRRFKVMQRLCHRKSIRGRATIVLRIREVREWNQQQEGVRRGPARSAKKPEERKWQEVPGARDYILKMMWRDPKKRPEGEVLKLLGRAYGLTRYRWHSDRLKQGGACHEPSATTCKECHDITPSPPMEQASNLESLDVPVPEDGGKQPPKYIEVDTDHYTKLLTYRMSRIYTWMLLESVGRLLWTAKDTRELLEAMLDGILGYWHAVNQGILHRDISDGNVLIDDSGDGDHQRDSQPDNATTAEDAQCDTQAESSIASDSHPMAKSRQALQVTLDKLGRERDMRGFLGDYDLFTTHSKMGPEFFGESFKRGWDDESNSGAEDDGDAIEAKPDAKRRKLNNDQLPSKSSGGNSREPARSGVASGSATGLGVKRYKRIDFRTGTPTFMSIRVLRVEIGTPYVHHFMDDLQSFFWLLLWCVVEHRDINDGKNGTAVQPTRKAEELLAKLDRADSDFGVLCDSKEAILTGCTMGEFRYALEACGNSWATNSIIIKTILRLGSYFSDSRYLRNFSQYPPEKVFPEIVEIYTKALHEMSSSGAGVVSHN from the exons ATGTCTGCGACTAGTCATACTCCCTGCTCTTCTGATCCTCATATCGTCGAGCGCGGGACAGACTCTGAGTCGCATAATAACACTTCTCAGCCCACCCCAGCTCGTCGAAAGACACCCACACCTGGGAGCCACGTCGGCGCAGCAGATACCAACACCCCGTTTCGCTCTGGGTCAGCGCAGCGGACAAAGGAAAGCGCTGGCAACTCTCGATCAATCTCACAAGCCTCACGTAGTCACCATCCGGCCAGCAACAGCACGCCTGCGGGCGCACCTAATTCCACTCAGCCGAACATGGGCAAGTACCTTACGGACGAGATGCATGGCGGTATTTTTTGCGACCCAAGGTTTGTCGAGAATTTTCTAGCGCCTGACGAGAGGCACAAAGCGTTGGTGGAGCAGGCTACCAGCCCAAGACCTGGCAAGTTCAACAGCGTTTTGCCGAAGAAACCGTCAGGGGAGCGCCGGCTGTATGGACTCATCATGAATGTTCTTAACGAAATCAAGACGTCAGTTGACGACGTGCGGGGAAACCACGGACTTGGAACGTTAGGACCATTATTCCTCGACCATCACGATACCAGCTTTCAGAGCGAAGACCCCGAGATGTCACGCATCAAGCCGGACTTGGTCATGTTCGAAGATGCAACCAAGTCCTGGGAGACGCTCGCGATGCCGATCGAGGTTAAGTCGAAGCATACGTACCTCAAGGTTGGAATGAACCAGCTCGCACGATACGCCCGAGGAATATTTGCTCATCAGATCCATCGACGCTATGTATTCGGCTTGGTCATCTGTCGGTGGGCAGCGACGTTTGTACGGTTCGACCGAAGCGGGATACTGCACTCGAAGCCGATCGACATGCGAGCCGAGGCTGATAGGTTCGAACGAGCCTTCGCAGGACTGATGATGCTGGATCGGGACCAATTTGGATACGACACGGCATTCACTGTGCAGGTTACAGAGGAAGGGCAGAGAGAGTACTACCTGGACCTTCCAGCTGAGGCTGTTCCTGCTGCCCAGATAGGATCGGAGCCTGCGCCGGCTCCCGAGCTTGACACCACTAGCCACCCAGACGCAGATGCCAACGATGCTTCGTCGGAGAAGGCTCCCAAGGCTCGGCAGCTCCCGCCTCGACGGTTCAAGGTGATGCAGCGTCTATGTCATCGCAAATCGATCCGGGGCCGTGCGACCATCGTCCTTCGCATACGAGAGGTCCGAGAATGGAATCAGCAACAAGAGGGTGTGCGACGGGGCCCGGCGCGATCCGCGAAAAAGCCAGAGGAGCGCAAGTGGCAAGAGGTCCCTGGAGCGCGCGACTATATCCTGAAGATGATGTGGCGAGATCCAAAGAAAAGGCCGGAAGGGGAGGTGCTGAAGCTGCTGGGCAGAGCTTATGGACTAACAAGGTACCGGTGGCACAGCGATAGACTGAAGCAAGGTGGTGCTTGCCACGAGCCGTCCGCTACGACTTGCAAGGAGTGTCATGATATAACGCCTTCGCCACCGATGGAGCAAGCATCCAACCTGGAGAGCCTCGACGTACCGGTCCCAGAAGATGGAGGCAAGCAACCACCCAAGTACA TCGAGGTCGATACAGATCATTACACGAAGCTGTTGACATACCGGATGTCTCGCATATATACCTGGATGCTGCTCGAATCGGTAGGTCGGCTGCTGTGGACGGCAAAAGACACGCGCGAACTACTTGAAGCCATGCTGGACGGCATCTTAG GGTACTGGCATGCGGTGAACCAGGGAATACTGCACCGTGACATCAGTGACGGGAATGTACTTATAGATGATTCTGGAGATGGCGATCACCAGCGTGACTCGCAGCCAGACAACGCGACCACAGCGGAAGATGCCCAATGCGATACTCAAGCGGAGAGCAGTATAGCGAGTGACAGTCATCCCATGGCCAAGTCTCGCCAGGCGCTCCAGGTCACACTTGACAAGCTTGGACGCGAACGAGACATGCGCGGGTTCCTTGGCGACTACGATCTGTTCACGACCCACAGCAAGATGGGGCCCGAGTTCTTTGGCGAGTCGTTCAAGCGGGGATGGGACGATGAGTCTAACTCGGGAGCGGAAGATGACGGCGATGCGATCGAAGCAAAGCCTGATGCTAAGAGGCGCAAATTGAACAACGACCAACTGCCTTCGAAATCCAGCGGTGGCAACTCAAGGGAACCGGCTCGATCAGGTGTTGCAAGTGGATCGGCTACTGGTCTAGGAGTCAAGAGGTACAAGAGAATCGACTTCCGCACG GGGACGCCTACTTTTATGTCAATTCGAGTACTCCGTGTTGAGATTGGAACACCTTACGTGCACCACTTCATGGACGACCTACAGTCGTTCTTCTGGCTGTTGTTATGGTGTGTCGTTGAACACAGGGATATTAACGATGGCAAGAACGGAACTGCTGTTCAGCCAACACGGAAGGCTGAAGAGTTACTGGCAAAACTGGACCGTGCGGATTCGGACTTTGGTGTACTCTGTGACTCAAAGGAAGCAATTCTAACTGGGTGCACAATGGGTGAATTTCGATACGCATTGGAAGCTTGTGGGAATAGTTGGGCCACCAACTCTATCATTATCAAGACTATCCTCCGATTGGGTAGTTACTTCTCTGACTCGCGTTATCTTCGAAACTTTTCCCAGTACCCACCCGAGAAGGTGTTTCCAGAAATTGTCGAGATCTACACAAAGGCCTTGCACGAGATGAGCTCTTCCGGCGCTGGCGTTGTTTCGCATAATTAG